The segment TATCGACTCGACTAATCTGGTTGATGGCAAACCAGTCTATTACTGGGTCAATCGTTCAGACGATGAAATACATCCAGATGCAGGCTCTGTATATGTGATAAACTCCAGAAACATCACTGTTAAAGATATTGAGCTTTCCAATGAATTTGGAGGTGTTATGTTTGCATATACTGACAATTCAACAATAGAAAACGTCACTGCACTAGGAAACTTTGTTGGTGTTGCATTGTATTCTTCCAACTATAATACCCTCAATAATATCAATAACAGTAATAACGAAGCAGGCATTTATCTTTATAATTCAAGCAATAACAACCTAAACAGCAACACGGTCAATTCCAACGATTATTATGGGATTTATCTTTATGATTCAAACAACAACACATTGACTAACAGTAATGCCAGTTTCAACGATTTCGGTATTGTTGTTGCTTCGACAACTAACAACACTTTGATCAACAGTAATGCAAGTTCCAATTATTTCGGTATTATTCTTGAATCAACAACCAACAACACTTTGATCAACAGTAATGCAAGTTCCAACGATTATTACGGCATTGCTCTTGATTCAACAACTGACACCACTTTGAACAACAATACTGCCAATTCCAACGATTTCGGCATTTATATTTATGATTCAAGCAACAACACATTGACCAATAATGCGATGTCATCAAACAATCATAATTTTGGAATTGATGGAGAAAATCTTGAAGATCTCATAAATGACATCGACTCGAGTAACCAGGTTGATAACAAACCGATCTATTACTGGACCAGCCGTTCAGATAAGAAAGTGTCTTCAGATGCAGGAGCCGTATATGTAATAAACTCCACTAACATCACTGTGAAGGATATTGAATTAGCTAATGGATACAATAATGTTCTGTTGGCATATACCAATAATTCAACAATACAAAATGTCACTACATCAGAAGGTAATAATGGAGTTAAGTTAATCTTTTCCAACTTTAATACTCTTGATGATATCACTGCCACTTCCAACGATTATTACGGAATTTATCTTTACGATTCAAGCAACAATATTTTGACTAACAACACTGCCAGTTCCAATGATCGTGGTATTTATCTTCGTGATTCAAATAACAACACATTGAACAACAATGATGCAAGTTCCAACGATTATTACGGCATTTACATTTATAATTCGAACAATCACATATTGAACAACAATACTGCCAATAACAATAGCAATACCAATGACTATGAACTTAGTTCCATGAGTCTGGACAGCGTTATCACTCCTAATAGACCAAGTAGCAGCTTATATGAGGATCATATTCGGGACTACCGCGACAACACTGTCAGTTTCAACGAACTTGATTCTATAAGCCTAAACAGTGTGTTCTCAACCACCAGTAAGAGTAGTAGCACCTCGTATGGTATCCGTGTTGTATCAGCCAACAACATTACATTTACAGAAAATAATGCAATCGGTAATGGAGATTACGAATTTTATGCTTCAAGCTCGGAGAATGTTACAGTAGACGGTCTAGTACTGACCAATAACTCCGCACAAGTTTCTTTCACTAGTGATCTGTACTATATCGGAATAAGTGGAGATGATGAAAATTCCATAGCCCTTTCCGGCAAAACAAATGTAAATGGCTATGTAACAATTACCCGTTCAGACGACCTGAATGTTACATTCCTCTATGATGATTCCGAAATGAGCAGCGCTGGTGAAGCTTCACTTACCTTATACAGTTTGGTTAGCAGTGAATGGATCGCAGTTCCAAACAGTTCACTCAACAAAACAGATAATTATGTTTCTGCAAACCTCACAGAATCCGGTACATTCGGACTCTTCAAAATTGCCGAAAGCTCCAGTTCCAGCCCTTCAAGTCCTGGTTCTAATGATGGTTCCGTGGCTGCACGAGTAAGAGCACAGGGAACTGTAACCGATCTGCCTGTAAATGGGGATGGAGAAGTAACTGATGAATCCATTGTAAAGTCATCTGACACAAAGACAACATTGACATTATCCAAAGGAACAATAACCACCGACCCTTCAGGAAACCCTGTGAACAAGATCATAGTCACCGTGCCGGCATCACTGCCTGCAGACACCCCTGCAGATGTTATTAACTCAGGCCTTTACTACGACTTTGGACCCTCTGGAACCACATTCAGTAAGGACGTCATGATCACCATTGAGTTTGATCCGGAAGATTTCGGAGGTAGAGCGCCAACGATCTACACATACACATCTGAAGATGGCTGGATTTCACTGGAAACAACTGTTGACTGGGAAAACGGCATAGCAACAGCAATGACAAGACACTTTTCATTCTATGCATTATTTGGAAACGATGCAGAAGAAGTAGAGGATCAGACGGTAGAAACACCTGAGGTAAATACTGGATCAACTGTTATTGTGGGAGAAGAAACACCCATTCAGAATAGTAATTCCAGTCCTCTCTATTGGATCATAGGTATAGGAATTATTCTGATGCTTGGAATAGTTGTTGTAAAGAAGCAAAAGGATGGAGGAGGACGTTAAGTCCTCCATTTATCCTTCTTATTCATGATATTGTTTAATAATTTATTTCTCAAAGATCATTAAGAGATCTACCCTTTATCACATCAGTTTAATTTCTAGTTTTTGACTTGATATTTCGAGAGAAAACGGTGTTACATTTTCGATGGCCTACAACCCTACCCAATAGAAGTCGGGTGTTTGAATCTCCCGGCCTCAACATATTCTATTCATTTGAATTTCGAGAAGAAGAGCTTTGTTCTTGCCGTTTTAGATTTCTAATTGTGGCTTCCGTTTGACTATAAAAGGAGGTGTTGAGCATAGCTCATCACCTCGGTCCGCGCTCCAGAAGCGTGATCTGGGTAGCGAATTGTTCTTGTTTCCAGGCGATCACGTCTTGATCTGGATTTTACCTTTCTCTATCTCCGTTATCGGATCTGCAACAATATCGCCACCAACATTATTGTCGTAGATGATATCTGTTGAATTCCAGATCTTTATCCTGAACAAGTCGTCATCACCATCAATTGCCGACACCAAGAACTCATAGCCGCTCTCATCGTTTATCGTACCATTTCCTCTGAAAGTGGCCTTGTGACCTTCAACCACCAACCAGTAATAGCTTTCTGACTGGAATTTCAGATCCGCTTCCTTGAACATGAATAGAGTTTCACCAGTCGGTACGCCTTTCTTGTTGTACTTTGAATCGAATTCGAATGTTGCCTCGTCTTTTACCGAATCATCCAGATAATACGCACCTGCGAGTGAGTCAAAAGTTCCTTTACCGGCTACATATCCACCATTCGGATCATGCACGATCACGTACCGGAATTGTGTATCATTGCCACCATCATCATCCTCAACAGTTAATGTGACATTGTAAAAGCCAGTGTTTGCATACGTGTGGTTTGTTTCTACAACACGATCACCCAGGGGTATACTAATATCAAGATCTGTTGTAGTATCATCCCAGTCAATACTATACGTATGATAATCTGCACCCGGATCGGTAAATGTAGCGGTTAAATTCACAGTGCTACCGATAGCAACTGAAGCTATTGGCAGCTCAAGGGTCTCGATTGCTGGTGCTACATTGTTGACTGTAACATTGGCTGTATCGTTAGTCGCTACTTTACTATCATTGACTTCCAGCTTAACCATGCCAATCCAGTCATCATCCCATGTATAATTTGCAGTTAGATTACTTGACCATTCTGTGTCCCAATTTCCATCATTATCAAAGTCCCATCTGTAAGTGAGAGCATCTCCATCCGGATCTAAAGAGGCACTGGCATTAAAGGTTATAGTTGTGTTTTCATCCACTTCATAAGGTCCGCTGGCATTTGCTATTGGTGCGCTGTTCGGAACAACCAATGGCAGATAATCTCCTCCATGACGTATGTTACCTGAAGAATTGTATGGAAGGAAACTATTACCAAATCCATCTCCATCGGTATCAACACCAGTATAATCTGACCAATAGTTTCCTCCAAGATAAGGGCCATCGATAATGTTTGTACCTTCTGTTATGGTGGTGTTCCATATGTTGTTTCCACCATCTCGAACATTCTTCGTGTTGTTGAAGTAGTTGTTGTAGATGAGGTTATCATCACTGCCAGACAGACAGAGACCGTAATTGTTGTTATACGATACCGTGTTATTGATCAGATAGTTAAAGTCAGAGCCAATATTATATGGATATACAGATATATGGCCAGTGTCCAGATAGATGCCGTAATAATCGTTATATGACACCGTGTTATTGTCCAACTCGTTATCTCTGGAACCACGCAGAGAAATGCCGCAATTCAGGTTATCCGACGCCGTGTTATTGATCAGGTCATTCTCGTTGCTGTAAATACCCAGATAGATGCCAGTATCTTGGTTCTCAGATACGTTATTATTGATCAGATCATTGTAGCTGGACTCCTGCAGATAGATGCCGCAATTCAGGTTATCCGACACCGTGTTATTGATCAGATCGTTGGAGTCAGATTCATTAAGATAGATGCCGTAATCGTCGTTATCCGACGCAGTGTTGTCGTTCAGGTTGTTTTTCCAACTTACCTTCAGATAGATGCCGTAATCATAGTTATCCGATGCAGTGTTGCTAGTCAGGTTGTTTTTGTCACTGCCCTCCAGCCAAATGCCGTAATCGTTGTACTTCACCGTATTGTTGATCAGGTAATTCTCATCGCTGTTATAGTGCAGATAGATGCCGTAATTGTTGTACTTCACCTTATTGTTGATCAGGTCATTCTCATCGCTGTTATCGTTCAGATAGATGCCATAATCATCATTATATGACACCGTGTTGCCTATCAGCGTGTTGTTATAGGATTCCTTAAGCCAGATTCCGCAATTGTCACCGAGGTGGGAATAATCGTTAGATGACGCCGTGTTATTAGTCAGGATGTTGTTATCGGATTCGTCCACACTTATGCCGCAATAATCGTTCTTCGACGCCGTGTTATTAGTCAGGATGTTGTTATCGGAATTATATATACGGATACCAGTATTTTGGGAGTCGTACCCACCCGGTGCCGAGTTGCCGTTCAGCTCGTTGTAGTCGCTGTTAGTTAGATAGATGCCATAATCGTTGTTCTCCGATGCCGAGTTGTCGGTCAGGTTGTTATAGCTGCAATCATTCAGATAGATGCCGTAATCGTCACTATTTGACGCCGAGTTGTCGGTCAGATTGTTGTAGCTGGAATCGTACATATAAATGCCGTACCCGTTTTCCCACAGCTTGTTGTTCGACACGGTGTTGTTTGACCCCTCCAGATAGATGCCTGCATGATTAGATGGAGCAGATTCTATCCTAAACCCACTGATGGTAACATTATTTGCAGTCACACTGAAAACATGATTATATGACTCATCCCGAACAGTAGTATCAGCCGGATTCCCCGATTGTGATCTTATTGTTATGTTTGATTGAGATACAACCACATTTTCTTCATAGGTTTCTGGATACACAAGGATAATATCGCCAGTGGTAGCATTGACCACCGCTTGCTGGATAGTTGTGTAGTTCTGTGGACCCGTAATGCTGGTCACGTTGAGAGTCGCTGCTGCTGCAGTGCCTACAGTCATTAATACTAAAGCCATTCCAAAACATATCAGTATACTTTGTTTAAATCTCATTACATCCACCACCTTATGATATTACGATCTTCACGATCAGCCACGTCTGTAAAAATCATTAAGGCAGTACATGCCAGAAAATATCAAGTACAATTAAGAGGCAGTGCCACCTTGCCGTCCCCACAGCCGAATATGAACCTCTATAAAAACATTGTAGATTATATTATAAGTACATTGTTAAAGAATATGTAATGACAGCGGAAATATGTTAAGAACCCTATAAATAGTAACACTGTTAACAAAATCGATGATAAAAATACATAACATAAAGTATTACACTGCAAAAAGAAGGTGTTGAAATCCCCCAAAAAGCATCTGTTTCTTTTAATGTTTATTCAGATATTTTGTCCCGGGCTTTTGAATTCTTTTTTCTCAAGTTTTTTGTCAAATACCTAAATAAAACAATTTCAAGATTCCATTTCAGGTATTTTGCTCCCTTTCAACAAAAGCCAGATCATAAACAATAATTCACCCCAACCAAAAATCTGGCTAATTGCCAGATCGAAGCTTGGAAAAAGGAAAATTGTAAGATAGTCTATCAGATAGCTCAACCCTGCGATCATCAACAAAACACCCAGAATTCGGGGAATGTAGTCCGACTTGAAAACCAGATAGCCCAGTAACGAAAGATGAAGGCCAAAAAATACAAATCCAATATCCCATACCTGATCGAACGCAT is part of the Methanococcoides orientis genome and harbors:
- a CDS encoding NosD domain-containing protein; protein product: MQDIDSTNLVDGKPVYYWVNRSDDEIHPDAGSVYVINSRNITVKDIELSNEFGGVMFAYTDNSTIENVTALGNFVGVALYSSNYNTLNNINNSNNEAGIYLYNSSNNNLNSNTVNSNDYYGIYLYDSNNNTLTNSNASFNDFGIVVASTTNNTLINSNASSNYFGIILESTTNNTLINSNASSNDYYGIALDSTTDTTLNNNTANSNDFGIYIYDSSNNTLTNNAMSSNNHNFGIDGENLEDLINDIDSSNQVDNKPIYYWTSRSDKKVSSDAGAVYVINSTNITVKDIELANGYNNVLLAYTNNSTIQNVTTSEGNNGVKLIFSNFNTLDDITATSNDYYGIYLYDSSNNILTNNTASSNDRGIYLRDSNNNTLNNNDASSNDYYGIYIYNSNNHILNNNTANNNSNTNDYELSSMSLDSVITPNRPSSSLYEDHIRDYRDNTVSFNELDSISLNSVFSTTSKSSSTSYGIRVVSANNITFTENNAIGNGDYEFYASSSENVTVDGLVLTNNSAQVSFTSDLYYIGISGDDENSIALSGKTNVNGYVTITRSDDLNVTFLYDDSEMSSAGEASLTLYSLVSSEWIAVPNSSLNKTDNYVSANLTESGTFGLFKIAESSSSSPSSPGSNDGSVAARVRAQGTVTDLPVNGDGEVTDESIVKSSDTKTTLTLSKGTITTDPSGNPVNKIIVTVPASLPADTPADVINSGLYYDFGPSGTTFSKDVMITIEFDPEDFGGRAPTIYTYTSEDGWISLETTVDWENGIATAMTRHFSFYALFGNDAEEVEDQTVETPEVNTGSTVIVGEETPIQNSNSSPLYWIIGIGIILMLGIVVVKKQKDGGGR
- a CDS encoding NosD domain-containing protein; protein product: MRFKQSILICFGMALVLMTVGTAAAATLNVTSITGPQNYTTIQQAVVNATTGDIILVYPETYEENVVVSQSNITIRSQSGNPADTTVRDESYNHVFSVTANNVTISGFRIESAPSNHAGIYLEGSNNTVSNNKLWENGYGIYMYDSSYNNLTDNSASNSDDYGIYLNDCSYNNLTDNSASENNDYGIYLTNSDYNELNGNSAPGGYDSQNTGIRIYNSDNNILTNNTASKNDYCGISVDESDNNILTNNTASSNDYSHLGDNCGIWLKESYNNTLIGNTVSYNDDYGIYLNDNSDENDLINNKVKYNNYGIYLHYNSDENYLINNTVKYNDYGIWLEGSDKNNLTSNTASDNYDYGIYLKVSWKNNLNDNTASDNDDYGIYLNESDSNDLINNTVSDNLNCGIYLQESSYNDLINNNVSENQDTGIYLGIYSNENDLINNTASDNLNCGISLRGSRDNELDNNTVSYNDYYGIYLDTGHISVYPYNIGSDFNYLINNTVSYNNNYGLCLSGSDDNLIYNNYFNNTKNVRDGGNNIWNTTITEGTNIIDGPYLGGNYWSDYTGVDTDGDGFGNSFLPYNSSGNIRHGGDYLPLVVPNSAPIANASGPYEVDENTTITFNASASLDPDGDALTYRWDFDNDGNWDTEWSSNLTANYTWDDDWIGMVKLEVNDSKVATNDTANVTVNNVAPAIETLELPIASVAIGSTVNLTATFTDPGADYHTYSIDWDDTTTDLDISIPLGDRVVETNHTYANTGFYNVTLTVEDDDGGNDTQFRYVIVHDPNGGYVAGKGTFDSLAGAYYLDDSVKDEATFEFDSKYNKKGVPTGETLFMFKEADLKFQSESYYWLVVEGHKATFRGNGTINDESGYEFLVSAIDGDDDLFRIKIWNSTDIIYDNNVGGDIVADPITEIEKGKIQIKT